From Synoicihabitans lomoniglobus, the proteins below share one genomic window:
- a CDS encoding GNAT family N-acetyltransferase, which translates to MKIEIIDFTPELASHFARLNRAWIEKLFVMEPADLAELDHPERIVSEGGAVLFARAEGEVVGTVALQRWDDETFEVVKMGVSEAWQGHGIGRRLMVAIMAVARTRGVRWLRLETNSALVAANALYRKTGFKPARMQSSLHGYARADVFLEMNLEENDAEQI; encoded by the coding sequence ATGAAGATTGAGATCATCGATTTTACGCCGGAACTGGCGTCGCATTTTGCGCGGTTGAACCGGGCGTGGATTGAAAAGTTGTTTGTGATGGAACCGGCCGATCTGGCGGAGCTGGATCATCCGGAGCGGATCGTGAGTGAAGGCGGCGCCGTGCTGTTTGCCCGGGCGGAAGGGGAAGTGGTGGGCACGGTTGCCTTGCAGCGGTGGGATGATGAAACTTTCGAAGTGGTCAAAATGGGGGTGAGCGAGGCGTGGCAGGGCCACGGTATTGGTCGGCGGTTGATGGTCGCGATCATGGCCGTGGCGCGAACGCGCGGTGTGCGCTGGCTGCGCCTGGAAACAAACTCGGCGCTGGTGGCGGCGAATGCGTTGTATCGGAAAACCGGATTCAAGCCGGCACGGATGCAGTCATCGCTGCACGGCTATGCGCGGGCGGATGTATTTTTGGAGATGAACCTGGAGGAAAACGATGCCGAACAAATTTGA
- a CDS encoding MFS transporter — MSATVTPVSRLQTHFFAVFAVFGCVTPFIPIYLRDVKGLNPAEIGYIFATAQSGVLIMPIVMTFIADRYRIVRALLLTLFAFNIIGMGMLATTVGFWACLIWVALNRLATQPQVALGDGLYFTLQNDPAQPRATFSQVRVWGTIGFIVPSAIMFTIYELGGGVQWMPAVTAAMAIIGVINSTGMPRRTAATKTPPKVPTLEAARVLLRPTVALFVVGCGFVVFTNMAFYSFYPLYLTQEVGISERWIGVISSFGVGLEILYMLSLERMRARIGLGGILLVGGLASLFRLACLGWLPTPFFAVFFQVFHGMTVLGFMVVPVMYLNEVAAEGFRNSIQGLYVMIVAGLFSIAGNIAAGQLAEIGLLTLYRVAFIVCAFGLALIAASFRLRRRQATA, encoded by the coding sequence TTGTCCGCCACCGTCACTCCCGTCTCCCGTCTGCAAACGCACTTCTTCGCCGTCTTCGCGGTGTTTGGGTGCGTCACCCCGTTCATCCCCATCTACCTGCGCGACGTCAAAGGACTGAACCCGGCGGAAATTGGCTACATCTTCGCCACCGCCCAATCGGGGGTGCTCATCATGCCGATCGTGATGACGTTTATCGCCGACCGCTACCGCATCGTGCGCGCGCTGCTGCTGACGCTGTTTGCCTTTAACATCATCGGCATGGGCATGCTGGCCACGACGGTCGGCTTCTGGGCGTGCCTCATCTGGGTCGCGCTCAACCGACTCGCCACGCAACCGCAGGTCGCTCTCGGCGACGGTCTCTACTTCACCCTGCAAAACGATCCCGCCCAGCCCCGTGCCACCTTCTCGCAAGTGCGCGTCTGGGGCACCATCGGCTTCATCGTGCCCAGCGCGATCATGTTCACCATCTACGAACTCGGCGGCGGCGTGCAGTGGATGCCGGCCGTGACCGCCGCGATGGCGATTATCGGCGTGATCAATTCCACCGGCATGCCGCGGCGCACCGCCGCCACCAAAACCCCGCCCAAGGTGCCCACCCTCGAAGCCGCCCGCGTGCTGCTGCGCCCCACCGTCGCCTTGTTCGTCGTGGGCTGCGGATTCGTCGTATTCACGAACATGGCATTCTACAGTTTTTACCCGCTCTACCTCACCCAAGAGGTCGGGATCAGCGAACGCTGGATCGGGGTCATCTCCAGCTTCGGCGTCGGGTTGGAAATTCTCTACATGCTCTCGCTCGAACGCATGCGCGCCCGCATCGGACTCGGCGGCATCCTGCTGGTGGGCGGCCTCGCCAGCCTCTTCCGGCTAGCCTGCCTCGGCTGGTTGCCCACGCCCTTCTTCGCCGTGTTCTTCCAAGTCTTCCACGGCATGACCGTGCTCGGCTTCATGGTCGTGCCCGTGATGTATCTCAACGAGGTCGCCGCGGAAGGATTCCGCAATTCCATCCAAGGCCTCTACGTCATGATCGTGGCCGGTCTGTTCTCGATCGCGGGCAACATTGCCGCCGGGCAACTCGCCGAGATCGGGCTGCTCACGCTCTACCGCGTCGCCTTCATTGTCTGCGCCTTCGGCCTCGCGCTCATCGCCGCCAGCTTCCGACTGCGACGACGACAAGCGACAGCGTAA
- a CDS encoding GntR family transcriptional regulator — MLPFTVEIKPGLPIAEQVIHAVKKAVLTGQLKAGDPFVSVRQLSTALRINPNTAHKIVGALKAEGVLITTPAVGTTVGTPPAGSRADKAAVLGPDLEHLVVEARRLGLKLTDVQKALLTHWERLGGDASA, encoded by the coding sequence ATGCTGCCTTTTACCGTTGAGATCAAGCCGGGGCTACCGATCGCCGAGCAGGTGATTCATGCGGTGAAAAAGGCGGTGCTGACCGGGCAACTGAAGGCCGGAGACCCGTTTGTCTCCGTGCGGCAACTCAGCACTGCCCTCCGCATCAACCCCAACACTGCGCACAAAATCGTCGGCGCCCTCAAGGCCGAAGGCGTGCTCATCACCACCCCCGCCGTGGGCACGACTGTCGGCACTCCCCCCGCTGGCAGTCGCGCCGACAAAGCAGCCGTGCTCGGTCCCGATCTCGAACACCTCGTGGTCGAGGCACGTCGCCTCGGCCTCAAACTCACCGACGTCCAAAAAGCCCTGCTCACGCACTGGGAACGGCTCGGCGGCGACGCCTCTGCATAG
- a CDS encoding ring-cleaving dioxygenase, giving the protein MQLTGIHHLTAVTANAAANHAFYTQVLGLRLVKKTVNQDDVSAYHLFYADGVASPGSDLTFFDWPVGPERRGAHSVSHTGLRVGSTASLAWWKSHLDSQDLTVGEVHERDGRTTLDFEDPEGQRFALVVDDGGAPDHPWEKSPVPTAHQIRGLGPITLCVPTLERSLPVLTTVMGLREERTYAIPGMGEDAAPITVHVFAMGAGGPAAELHVAVDPSAPTHRQGAGGVHHVAFRTPNFDEYANWHKKLVDSGYPNSGPIDRFYFRSLYFREPNGILFEIATDGPGFAADEPMETLGESLALPPFLEKRRAEIEAELKPL; this is encoded by the coding sequence ATGCAACTGACCGGGATTCATCACTTGACCGCCGTGACGGCGAATGCGGCCGCCAACCACGCGTTTTATACGCAGGTGCTCGGACTGCGACTGGTTAAGAAAACCGTCAACCAGGACGACGTTTCGGCCTACCATTTGTTCTATGCCGATGGAGTCGCTTCGCCAGGCTCGGACCTGACGTTCTTCGACTGGCCGGTCGGTCCCGAACGTCGCGGCGCGCACAGTGTCTCGCACACCGGGTTGCGCGTCGGCTCGACTGCATCACTCGCCTGGTGGAAGTCCCACCTCGATTCGCAGGACCTAACCGTCGGCGAGGTGCACGAGCGCGACGGCCGCACGACGCTCGATTTTGAAGACCCGGAAGGCCAACGCTTCGCGCTCGTCGTCGATGACGGCGGCGCACCCGATCATCCGTGGGAAAAAAGTCCCGTGCCGACCGCTCACCAAATTCGCGGCCTTGGTCCCATCACCTTGTGCGTGCCGACCCTGGAGCGCAGCTTGCCGGTGCTGACCACGGTCATGGGGCTGCGGGAAGAGCGCACGTATGCGATTCCCGGCATGGGCGAGGACGCCGCGCCGATCACGGTGCATGTGTTCGCCATGGGCGCCGGCGGTCCCGCCGCCGAACTGCATGTGGCCGTCGATCCCAGCGCCCCCACGCATCGCCAAGGCGCGGGCGGCGTGCACCACGTCGCCTTCCGCACGCCCAACTTCGACGAGTATGCGAACTGGCATAAAAAGCTCGTCGACTCCGGCTACCCCAACAGCGGGCCGATCGATCGGTTTTATTTTCGCAGTCTCTACTTCCGTGAGCCCAACGGCATCCTTTTCGAGATCGCCACCGACGGTCCCGGCTTCGCCGCCGACGAACCGATGGAGACCCTCGGTGAATCACTCGCCCTGCCGCCGTTTCTTGAAAAGCGGCGCGCCGAAATCGAAGCCGAACTCAAGCCTCTGTAG
- a CDS encoding gluconate 2-dehydrogenase subunit 3 family protein, translating into MTSPLSERLDRRTALKWMATAAASAALLPRAFGQTTPAAEPGVTIANYYDGEGYGSDPDLTRDYQPGELWPLTFDEHQRRTAAVLCGLIIPADANSPSAADLKVHDFIDEWISSPYPGQAGDRTTIIEGLAQLDAIAEERYKAKFADLRINPQARLCDRLSKMERLDETAEAALSDEARVERKAQNFFRRFRDLTAGGFYTTPEGMKDVGYLGNVPLATQPEPPAELLAKLGLA; encoded by the coding sequence ATGACTTCTCCACTTTCTGAACGTCTTGATCGTCGCACTGCTCTTAAGTGGATGGCCACCGCCGCCGCCAGTGCCGCTTTATTGCCACGTGCCTTTGGACAAACGACGCCAGCCGCCGAGCCTGGCGTGACCATTGCCAATTATTACGATGGAGAAGGCTATGGTTCGGATCCTGATCTCACTCGCGACTACCAACCCGGCGAACTTTGGCCCCTGACCTTTGATGAACATCAGCGCCGCACCGCCGCGGTGTTGTGTGGATTGATCATCCCGGCCGATGCGAATTCACCGAGCGCCGCCGACCTGAAGGTGCACGACTTCATCGATGAGTGGATCAGTTCGCCCTATCCGGGGCAGGCGGGCGATCGCACCACGATCATTGAAGGCCTCGCGCAGCTCGATGCCATCGCCGAGGAGCGCTACAAGGCCAAATTTGCCGACCTGCGGATCAACCCGCAGGCCCGACTCTGCGATCGGCTCAGCAAAATGGAACGGCTTGATGAGACGGCCGAAGCGGCGCTGTCGGACGAGGCGCGAGTCGAACGCAAGGCGCAGAATTTCTTCCGCCGCTTTCGCGACCTGACGGCGGGAGGTTTCTATACCACGCCCGAAGGCATGAAAGACGTCGGTTACCTCGGTAATGTGCCGTTAGCCACCCAACCCGAACCGCCGGCCGAACTGCTGGCCAAACTCGGTCTGGCGTAG
- a CDS encoding VOC family protein, translated as MFRKLAHVCLITNDLERQVAFYADKLGFTLQFYFRNDAGEKFGAYMACGDTTFIEMFDQHRAAAVWGGNTEPLHQGNQYSHFCLEVTAINDVRDLLISRGVEVGAVKRGIDNSDQCWITDPDGNRIELMEYTHRSGQINTPEPR; from the coding sequence ATGTTTCGCAAACTCGCCCACGTCTGTCTCATCACCAACGACCTCGAACGCCAGGTGGCATTTTACGCCGATAAACTGGGGTTCACGCTGCAGTTCTATTTCCGCAACGACGCCGGGGAAAAGTTCGGTGCCTATATGGCGTGCGGTGACACCACCTTTATCGAAATGTTCGACCAGCACCGGGCGGCGGCGGTGTGGGGTGGCAACACGGAGCCGCTGCACCAAGGCAATCAATACAGCCACTTCTGCCTCGAAGTCACCGCCATCAACGACGTGCGCGATCTGCTCATCAGTCGCGGCGTGGAAGTCGGCGCGGTGAAGCGCGGCATCGACAATTCCGACCAGTGCTGGATCACCGACCCCGACGGCAATCGCATTGAGTTGATGGAATACACCCATCGTAGTGGACAAATCAATACGCCGGAACCGCGATAG
- a CDS encoding DUF2975 domain-containing protein produces the protein MSFSSRSSLPKLAATLDVFLCFLLGLLALAAFFMTVTTGYHLITGKAPAVNGYEIKLTTSVPPLTLQSATGEPVEIEIESATAIIPLYQAAPSLQVVSIFGIFILFGLVACGLIQVRRFLGSIKTGQPFVAANAQRLRNLAWIIVAGGLVDPIIYGLTGALAHQSFPDFAFRLSLAGPFNAFFYGVIIFIIAEVFKIGVQMKEEQDLTV, from the coding sequence ATGAGTTTTTCATCCCGTTCATCCCTGCCCAAACTGGCTGCCACCTTGGACGTTTTTTTGTGCTTCTTATTGGGGCTGCTGGCACTCGCCGCTTTTTTCATGACCGTTACCACCGGCTATCACCTGATCACGGGGAAAGCGCCGGCGGTGAACGGCTACGAGATCAAGCTCACGACGAGCGTGCCTCCGCTAACCCTCCAGTCCGCCACCGGAGAACCTGTCGAGATCGAGATTGAATCAGCCACTGCCATCATCCCGCTCTACCAAGCCGCACCGAGTCTCCAGGTCGTGAGTATTTTCGGCATCTTCATTTTGTTTGGTCTCGTCGCGTGCGGACTGATTCAGGTGCGTCGCTTTCTGGGCAGTATCAAGACCGGTCAACCGTTCGTCGCAGCCAACGCCCAACGTTTGCGCAATCTTGCCTGGATCATCGTAGCCGGGGGGTTAGTCGACCCGATCATCTATGGTCTGACCGGGGCCTTGGCGCACCAGAGTTTCCCTGATTTTGCTTTCCGGCTCTCATTGGCCGGCCCCTTCAACGCCTTCTTTTACGGTGTCATCATCTTCATCATCGCCGAGGTCTTCAAAATCGGCGTGCAGATGAAGGAAGAGCAGGACCTCACCGTCTAA
- a CDS encoding thioredoxin family protein: MTPSTLVRATAVASCFLVSVTFAAPPLPERVSHGSRIKLTDYLVPGKTVIFGFFSKFSPGCPCEPCARLGDPLAALEASREDVHVVMVDIDREDATGIDWNSPVAMQYSLRSLPHFKVFGPDSELIADDAARAEEAPAREHVHAMIEALPEHGALVAKANP, encoded by the coding sequence ATGACCCCCTCGACTCTCGTGCGCGCCACTGCTGTTGCCTCTTGTTTCCTCGTCAGTGTGACGTTTGCCGCGCCCCCGTTGCCTGAACGCGTTTCCCATGGTTCCCGGATAAAGCTGACCGACTACCTGGTGCCGGGCAAAACCGTGATCTTTGGTTTTTTTAGCAAATTCAGCCCCGGGTGTCCCTGTGAGCCGTGCGCTCGACTGGGCGATCCGCTCGCCGCGCTGGAGGCCTCACGCGAGGATGTCCACGTCGTGATGGTGGATATCGATCGGGAGGACGCCACGGGCATCGATTGGAACTCGCCGGTGGCGATGCAATACAGCCTGCGCAGCCTGCCTCATTTCAAAGTTTTTGGTCCCGACAGCGAATTGATTGCCGATGACGCCGCGAGAGCCGAGGAAGCTCCCGCCCGCGAGCATGTGCACGCCATGATCGAGGCGCTGCCGGAGCATGGAGCGCTGGTGGCGAAGGCGAACCCGTAG
- a CDS encoding sodium:solute symporter family transporter, whose product MQSLDWIILTLYLGAMIGLSLWLARGQEDEHDYYVGGRKLSWWAVGISIVATQSSAISFVSIPAFVALRPGGGLTWLQYELAVPLAMLFLLVFLVPYLRALSLVSVFEFLRVRFGAPTGKALAIIFLLSRGLATGIGVYATGLVLAPMLEWSLTSTLLLIGVVAVIYDTIGGIKAVVASDVVQLALMMGGVIFAIGLACAEVGGAGAAWEALGAERRTAVDWSTGIGDGATAPFWAFLVGGFFLYASYYGTDQSQVQRLLSTSSPREAQKAVLLGGLLRLPLTLLYVALGVAIGAVFALSPELQAAVPADKLDALVPQFILLYVPAGFKGLILAAILAAAMSSVDSALNSLSAVTMRDFVTPLLKPDTPHHLRWSKITTLAWGVLVTGAAFLAGGIDRTVIEAINKIGSAFYGPVLATFLLGIFTRRARGKAMLIGVLAGVAANMLVWISGWPVHWMWWNVLGCAVTVVTALSGDMVWKQANDGAPKLPLASRPDREVGWAAAALLAAFGVTLALVVGLH is encoded by the coding sequence ATGCAGAGCCTCGATTGGATCATTTTAACCCTCTACCTTGGGGCCATGATCGGGCTGAGCCTGTGGCTCGCGCGCGGTCAGGAGGACGAGCACGACTATTACGTCGGCGGTCGCAAACTCTCGTGGTGGGCGGTGGGCATATCGATTGTGGCGACGCAGAGTTCGGCGATCAGTTTTGTCTCGATCCCGGCGTTTGTGGCGTTGCGACCGGGCGGCGGGTTGACGTGGTTACAATACGAGTTGGCGGTGCCGCTCGCGATGCTGTTCCTGCTGGTGTTTCTGGTGCCTTATCTGCGGGCGTTGTCGTTGGTGAGTGTGTTCGAGTTTTTGCGGGTGCGGTTCGGGGCGCCGACGGGCAAGGCCTTGGCGATCATCTTCCTGCTCAGTCGCGGCTTGGCGACGGGCATCGGGGTGTATGCGACCGGCTTGGTGCTCGCGCCGATGTTGGAGTGGAGCCTCACGTCGACGTTGTTGCTGATCGGGGTGGTCGCGGTGATTTACGACACGATCGGAGGGATCAAGGCAGTGGTGGCGTCCGATGTCGTGCAACTCGCGCTGATGATGGGCGGGGTGATTTTTGCGATCGGGCTGGCGTGCGCGGAAGTGGGCGGAGCAGGCGCGGCATGGGAAGCGCTCGGTGCGGAACGGCGGACGGCGGTGGATTGGAGCACGGGAATCGGCGACGGTGCGACGGCACCGTTTTGGGCTTTTCTGGTGGGCGGTTTTTTTCTGTATGCGTCGTATTATGGCACGGATCAAAGTCAGGTGCAGCGGCTGCTCTCGACGTCGAGTCCGCGCGAGGCGCAGAAGGCGGTGTTGCTCGGCGGTCTGTTGCGACTGCCGTTGACGTTGCTTTACGTCGCGCTGGGGGTCGCGATCGGCGCGGTGTTTGCGCTGAGTCCCGAGCTGCAGGCGGCGGTCCCGGCGGACAAATTGGACGCACTGGTGCCGCAATTCATCCTGCTCTACGTGCCGGCGGGTTTCAAAGGTCTCATTCTGGCGGCGATCCTGGCGGCGGCGATGTCGAGTGTGGACTCGGCGCTCAACTCCCTCTCGGCGGTCACCATGCGTGATTTTGTCACGCCGTTGTTGAAGCCCGATACGCCGCACCATTTGCGTTGGAGTAAAATCACGACGTTGGCGTGGGGTGTATTGGTGACCGGAGCGGCGTTTTTGGCCGGGGGCATCGATCGCACGGTGATTGAAGCGATCAACAAAATCGGGTCGGCGTTTTACGGCCCGGTGTTGGCGACGTTTCTGCTCGGTATTTTCACGAGGCGAGCGCGGGGCAAGGCGATGTTGATCGGGGTGCTGGCGGGGGTGGCGGCCAATATGCTCGTGTGGATCAGCGGCTGGCCGGTGCATTGGATGTGGTGGAACGTCCTCGGCTGTGCGGTGACGGTGGTTACGGCGTTAAGCGGCGACATGGTTTGGAAGCAGGCGAACGATGGGGCACCGAAGCTGCCGCTGGCGTCGCGACCGGACCGTGAGGTGGGCTGGGCGGCGGCGGCGCTGTTGGCGGCTTTTGGGGTGACGCTGGCGCTGGTCGTCGGTCTGCACTGA
- a CDS encoding ion transporter, protein MSEPKPPAETSPLKEMLHEVIFEADTTVGRWFDLIVMAAIVASVLAVCLESVRSIREAYGEELHVLEWVITIMFTVEYAVRLFAVRRPWRYVWSFYGVIDLMALLPTYLSLVFAGTQSLLVVRAFRLLRIFRILKLTQYIGEARLLKAALLASSRKITVFLGVVLTCVLIAGAMMYLIEGEENGFTSIPRSIYWAIVTMTTVGYGDIAPHTVLGQFVASIVMILGYGVIAVPTGIVTVAMSDAFKKSTNTQACPACGAGNHADDARFCKYCGDKL, encoded by the coding sequence ATGTCCGAGCCCAAGCCTCCTGCTGAAACTTCGCCGCTGAAGGAAATGCTGCACGAAGTGATCTTCGAAGCGGATACGACGGTGGGTCGTTGGTTCGACCTGATTGTCATGGCGGCGATCGTGGCGAGCGTTCTCGCCGTGTGTCTCGAGAGCGTGCGTTCGATTCGCGAGGCGTATGGCGAGGAGCTGCATGTGTTGGAGTGGGTGATCACGATCATGTTCACGGTTGAATACGCGGTGCGGTTGTTCGCGGTGCGGCGACCTTGGCGCTACGTTTGGAGTTTTTATGGCGTGATCGATTTGATGGCGTTGCTGCCCACGTATCTGAGCCTGGTGTTTGCGGGCACGCAGTCGTTGCTGGTGGTGCGGGCGTTTCGGTTGCTGCGGATTTTTCGGATCCTGAAACTTACCCAATACATCGGGGAGGCGCGGTTGCTGAAAGCGGCGTTGCTGGCAAGTTCGCGCAAAATCACGGTGTTTCTGGGGGTGGTGCTGACGTGTGTGCTGATCGCGGGGGCGATGATGTATTTGATCGAAGGCGAGGAGAACGGCTTCACCAGCATCCCGCGGTCGATTTATTGGGCGATCGTGACGATGACGACGGTCGGTTACGGGGACATCGCGCCGCACACGGTGTTGGGGCAGTTTGTGGCTTCAATTGTGATGATCCTGGGCTACGGGGTCATTGCCGTGCCGACCGGCATTGTTACGGTGGCGATGTCCGATGCCTTTAAAAAATCCACCAACACCCAGGCATGTCCGGCCTGCGGGGCCGGCAATCACGCGGATGATGCGCGGTTCTGCAAATACTGCGGCGACAAATTGTAG
- a CDS encoding ABC transporter ATP-binding protein yields the protein MNAIETTGLTRRFWRHTAVDHIDLTVPTGTVNVLIGANGAGKTTLLKTMLNLLPPSAGHARVLGTDSRRLAPAELRRIGYVSENQKPPDHLTVAGLMAYWRPLYPQWDRTLEAKLLRNFDLPLDRKLGQLSRGMAMKAALASVLAYRPELLVLDEPFSGLDPLTRDQLVEGMLDLVSREGCTVLVSSHEIAEVETLADRLILLDHGHLKLTETADALRARFRQVEVSGTSVSVPARVWQMKREGTFTRYIDPQFDLHTTPAGARVTPLPLREIFIALLRQHSTTRPTGAIAS from the coding sequence ATGAACGCGATCGAAACCACCGGACTCACCCGCCGCTTCTGGCGTCACACCGCCGTCGACCACATCGATCTGACCGTGCCCACCGGCACCGTAAACGTCCTCATCGGAGCCAACGGGGCCGGAAAAACGACGTTGCTGAAAACGATGCTCAATCTCCTGCCGCCATCCGCTGGTCACGCCCGCGTCTTGGGCACCGACAGTCGGCGACTGGCGCCCGCCGAGCTTCGGCGTATCGGCTACGTCTCGGAAAATCAAAAACCACCCGACCATCTCACCGTCGCCGGTCTCATGGCCTACTGGCGTCCGCTCTATCCCCAGTGGGACCGCACGCTGGAGGCAAAGTTGCTGCGCAACTTCGACCTGCCGCTCGATCGCAAGCTCGGACAACTCTCCCGCGGCATGGCCATGAAAGCCGCACTCGCGAGCGTATTGGCCTATCGTCCGGAACTGCTGGTTTTGGATGAGCCCTTCAGCGGGCTCGACCCCTTGACGCGCGATCAACTCGTCGAAGGCATGCTTGATCTCGTATCGCGGGAAGGCTGCACCGTGCTGGTTTCATCGCACGAGATTGCCGAAGTCGAAACCTTGGCTGATCGCTTGATTCTCCTCGACCACGGCCACCTGAAGCTAACCGAAACCGCCGACGCCCTGCGCGCACGTTTCCGCCAGGTCGAGGTATCCGGCACCTCCGTTTCCGTGCCAGCTCGGGTCTGGCAAATGAAACGAGAAGGGACTTTTACGCGCTACATCGACCCACAGTTCGATCTGCACACCACGCCCGCGGGAGCCAGAGTAACCCCACTGCCGTTGCGTGAAATCTTCATCGCCCTCCTCCGCCAACATTCAACCACACGGCCAACCGGTGCCATTGCATCATGA
- a CDS encoding helix-turn-helix domain-containing protein: MPIRIHLDRLLTERGLTQKELSERVGITPANLNIFTTGKAKAVRFSTLEAICRELDCQPGDLLRWEE, translated from the coding sequence ATGCCTATTCGCATCCATCTTGACCGCCTGTTGACCGAGCGCGGGCTCACCCAAAAGGAGCTGTCTGAACGCGTCGGCATCACTCCGGCCAATCTCAACATCTTCACCACCGGCAAAGCCAAGGCGGTGCGCTTCTCGACCCTCGAAGCCATCTGCCGCGAACTCGACTGCCAGCCCGGCGACCTGTTGCGCTGGGAAGAATGA
- a CDS encoding 6-phosphofructokinase, giving the protein MANERPGTIGILTAGGDCPGLNAVIRGVAKAAMHYGLRVIGIQDGFRGLVENRFVELDNRMVSGILTQGGTLLGSSRDKPHKMPMGNKVMNMTQVTVDNYHALNLDCLVCLGGNGTAKNAYRLHQQGGINVMVLPKTIDNDVAETDITFGFDSAMGIATEAIDRLHTTATSHHRIIVCEIMGHDAGWLCLGAGIAGGADVILIPEIPYNLDAVARSLLVRQHSGKRFSIIAVAEGIRSVQEVAAAASSVPRKRRDKDKEVVHQAVDGVHLVQEATASRVAREIQQRTGVEARVTSLGHVQRGGPPSAFDRLLCTRLGTMAGHLLAHRKYNVMVGVKGTDCVPVPLGKVAGIKRTVPRDHDWIKTARLVATCLGDEESATVAGAAI; this is encoded by the coding sequence ATGGCCAACGAACGACCAGGCACGATTGGTATTCTCACCGCCGGAGGGGATTGCCCCGGGCTCAATGCGGTCATTAGAGGGGTGGCCAAGGCGGCGATGCACTATGGGTTGCGCGTGATCGGCATTCAGGACGGATTCCGCGGTCTCGTGGAAAATCGATTCGTCGAACTTGATAACCGCATGGTGAGCGGAATCCTCACGCAGGGCGGCACCTTGCTCGGCAGTAGTCGGGACAAACCGCACAAGATGCCGATGGGCAACAAGGTCATGAACATGACGCAGGTGACGGTGGACAATTACCATGCGCTCAACCTTGACTGTCTGGTCTGTCTGGGCGGCAACGGCACCGCCAAGAACGCCTACCGGCTGCACCAGCAGGGCGGGATCAATGTCATGGTGTTGCCCAAGACGATCGACAATGACGTGGCGGAAACGGACATCACGTTTGGCTTCGACTCCGCCATGGGGATCGCGACGGAGGCGATCGATCGCCTGCACACCACGGCGACCAGCCACCACCGTATTATTGTATGTGAAATTATGGGACACGATGCCGGTTGGCTGTGTTTGGGCGCGGGTATCGCCGGCGGCGCGGACGTGATTCTCATCCCCGAGATTCCCTATAACCTCGATGCGGTGGCGAGGAGCCTCTTGGTGCGGCAGCACAGCGGGAAACGATTTTCCATCATCGCGGTGGCGGAGGGCATTCGCTCGGTGCAGGAAGTGGCCGCCGCTGCGAGCAGCGTGCCGCGCAAGCGGCGGGACAAAGACAAGGAAGTGGTGCACCAGGCGGTCGATGGGGTGCATCTCGTGCAGGAAGCCACCGCGAGTCGGGTGGCACGCGAGATTCAGCAACGCACCGGGGTCGAAGCGCGCGTGACCTCGCTCGGACATGTCCAGCGCGGTGGTCCGCCGTCCGCTTTCGACCGGTTGTTGTGCACCCGTTTGGGCACGATGGCGGGACACCTGCTCGCGCACCGGAAATACAACGTGATGGTCGGGGTCAAAGGCACTGACTGCGTGCCGGTGCCACTGGGCAAAGTGGCCGGCATCAAGCGCACGGTGCCGCGGGATCACGATTGGATCAAAACCGCCCGGCTCGTCGCCACCTGCCTGGGCGACGAGGAAAGCGCGACCGTTGCCGGGGCCGCGATTTAG